A region of Myxococcus stipitatus DSM 14675 DNA encodes the following proteins:
- a CDS encoding TIGR02265 family protein yields MPSNKAELAARLAATQPGDAVRGLFFKAVFSLIQQKAGLAALEQVRVGDLAKDYSDLRTYSVREFLNLLYVAADALEQDLGTEDAVYHACGESNVTRYSTGPGMLIFGIISRGDPQKLFSGAQMGYSAAVTYGTREYVTTGPKSGTLRVRRDMLPPAYHEGILTGALKVLGLKGTAKAHPQGIDRVDYDITWE; encoded by the coding sequence ATGCCGTCCAACAAGGCCGAGCTCGCCGCGAGGCTCGCGGCCACCCAGCCCGGCGACGCGGTGCGCGGGCTGTTCTTCAAGGCCGTGTTCAGCCTCATCCAGCAGAAGGCGGGGCTGGCCGCGCTGGAGCAGGTGCGCGTGGGGGACCTGGCCAAGGACTACTCGGACCTGCGCACCTACTCCGTGCGCGAGTTCCTGAACCTGCTCTACGTCGCGGCGGACGCGCTCGAGCAGGACCTGGGGACGGAGGACGCCGTGTACCACGCGTGCGGCGAGTCCAACGTCACGCGCTACTCCACGGGCCCCGGGATGCTCATCTTCGGCATCATCTCCCGAGGAGACCCGCAGAAGCTCTTCTCCGGAGCGCAGATGGGCTACAGCGCGGCCGTCACGTACGGCACCCGCGAGTATGTGACGACGGGGCCCAAGTCCGGCACGCTTCGCGTCAGGCGGGACATGCTGCCCCCCGCGTACCACGAGGGCATCCTCACCGGCGCGCTCAAGGTCCTGGGACTCAAGGGTACGGCGAAGGCCCATCCGCAGGGCATCGACCGCGTGGACTACGACATCACCTGGGAGTGA
- a CDS encoding metallophosphoesterase yields the protein MRLFGIGDTHLPSTRQKDMQRFGWTDHPLPLQRAWDERVRPEDVVIVAGDISWATRPHEVMDDLAWLDARPGRKVLVRGNHDYWWGDSASKLRKLLEPFRTLEAFLHNSAAVMGPWVIAGTRLWTAPEAPPMPGGEMGDEPLELGYVERETRRLATSIEDAKKKEAASPTPLVRVAAVHFPPLYANEKATAFSAPIEAFQPKVCVYGHLHSTGIPAGFTGERAGVRYVLASCDAAGFAPVLLDEVPPVSP from the coding sequence ATGCGGCTCTTCGGAATCGGCGACACCCACCTCCCCTCCACCCGACAGAAGGACATGCAGCGCTTCGGCTGGACGGACCACCCCCTCCCCCTCCAGCGCGCCTGGGATGAGCGGGTGAGGCCGGAGGACGTGGTCATCGTCGCCGGAGACATCTCCTGGGCCACGCGCCCCCACGAGGTGATGGACGACCTGGCCTGGCTGGACGCGCGGCCGGGGCGCAAGGTGCTGGTGCGCGGCAACCATGACTACTGGTGGGGAGACTCGGCGTCGAAGCTGCGCAAGCTCCTGGAGCCGTTCCGCACGCTGGAGGCCTTCCTGCACAACAGCGCCGCCGTCATGGGGCCGTGGGTGATTGCGGGAACGCGCCTGTGGACCGCGCCCGAGGCGCCCCCCATGCCCGGCGGAGAGATGGGCGATGAGCCGCTGGAGCTGGGCTACGTGGAGCGGGAGACGCGGCGCCTGGCGACCTCCATCGAGGACGCGAAGAAGAAGGAGGCCGCCAGCCCCACGCCGCTGGTGCGCGTGGCCGCGGTGCACTTCCCGCCGCTGTACGCCAACGAGAAGGCCACCGCCTTCAGCGCCCCCATCGAGGCCTTCCAGCCCAAGGTCTGCGTGTACGGCCACCTGCACTCCACCGGCATCCCCGCGGGCTTCACCGGAGAGCGGGCCGGCGTGCGCTACGTGCTGGCGTCATGCGACGCGGCCGGCTTCGCGCCGGTGCTGCTGGATGAGGTGCCCCCGGTTTCGCCGTGA
- a CDS encoding N-acetylmuramoyl-L-alanine amidase — MHVLSKTFAATAAALALSACGPQPQQETPPPEAPPAAEVPAQTAEDIAAESRDAARRTPEELDALFAQAAREFDVPVSLLKAISYVETRFEHIQGEEEFEGRPAAFGLMALRGDKLTDGAALAGVSASAVRDEPLANLRAGAALLSKYASEEGIDRKDLGAWATAVVKLSDISDAEAQASYIHNEVYSALREGAGAFTPRGKVAVSLEGSKVEAKFALPKLQAGLAALAPDYAPAIWRPSPNYNARPSGTNVSMIIIHTCEGGYSGCWGWLTNSAAGVSAHYVVNESGSEVSQLVRESDRAWHVGASYSCSLNGNVECGLNGTSVNHFSVGIEHGGYASQASFPAGQIDSSAKLSCDISKGQGITRDSYHIVAHGRLQPSSRTDPGPNWPWSSYISKIKSYCGDGGGTGTIVVDSHNANNDSAKARTDVPASWASGTSAGYYGSGYYYASTQPISEPVVFNFYMPAAGTRTIDAWWVAGTNRSPSAPFIITHSGGNSTVTVNQQAGGSAWNALGTYSFPAGWNKVQLSRWATEGYVVMADAIRVR, encoded by the coding sequence ATGCACGTGTTGAGCAAGACGTTCGCGGCGACGGCCGCCGCGCTGGCGCTGTCCGCCTGCGGACCCCAGCCCCAGCAGGAGACGCCGCCCCCCGAGGCCCCTCCCGCCGCGGAAGTTCCGGCACAGACGGCGGAGGACATCGCGGCCGAGTCCCGCGACGCGGCCCGTCGCACGCCCGAGGAGCTGGACGCGCTGTTCGCCCAGGCGGCGCGCGAGTTCGATGTTCCGGTGAGCCTGCTCAAGGCCATCTCCTATGTGGAGACGCGCTTCGAGCACATCCAGGGTGAAGAGGAGTTCGAGGGCCGTCCCGCGGCGTTCGGCCTCATGGCCCTGCGCGGTGACAAGCTGACGGACGGCGCGGCGCTGGCGGGTGTGTCCGCCTCGGCGGTGCGTGACGAGCCCCTGGCCAACCTCCGCGCGGGCGCGGCGCTGCTGTCGAAGTACGCCTCGGAAGAGGGCATCGACCGCAAGGACCTGGGCGCGTGGGCCACGGCGGTGGTGAAGCTGTCGGACATCTCCGACGCGGAGGCGCAGGCCAGCTACATCCACAACGAGGTGTACTCGGCGCTGCGCGAGGGCGCGGGTGCCTTCACGCCGCGAGGCAAGGTGGCGGTGTCGCTGGAGGGCTCGAAGGTGGAGGCGAAGTTCGCCCTGCCGAAGCTCCAGGCGGGGCTGGCGGCGCTGGCTCCGGACTACGCGCCGGCCATCTGGCGTCCGTCGCCCAACTACAACGCTCGGCCCTCGGGCACGAACGTGTCGATGATCATCATCCACACGTGTGAGGGTGGCTACTCCGGGTGCTGGGGCTGGCTGACCAACTCCGCGGCGGGCGTGAGCGCGCACTACGTCGTCAACGAGAGCGGCAGCGAGGTCTCCCAGCTCGTGCGCGAGTCCGACCGCGCCTGGCACGTGGGCGCCAGCTACAGCTGCAGCCTCAACGGCAACGTGGAATGCGGCCTCAACGGCACGTCGGTGAACCACTTCTCCGTGGGCATCGAGCACGGCGGCTACGCCAGCCAGGCCTCCTTCCCCGCGGGCCAGATCGACTCGTCGGCGAAGCTGTCCTGCGACATCTCCAAGGGCCAGGGCATCACCCGCGACAGCTACCACATCGTCGCGCACGGCCGGCTCCAGCCGTCGTCCCGCACGGACCCGGGTCCCAACTGGCCGTGGAGCAGCTACATCAGCAAGATCAAGAGCTACTGCGGCGACGGCGGCGGCACGGGCACCATCGTCGTGGACAGCCACAACGCGAACAACGACTCGGCGAAGGCGCGCACGGACGTGCCCGCGTCGTGGGCGTCGGGCACCAGCGCGGGCTACTACGGCAGCGGCTACTACTACGCCTCCACGCAGCCCATCTCCGAGCCGGTGGTGTTCAACTTCTACATGCCGGCGGCGGGCACCCGGACCATCGATGCGTGGTGGGTCGCGGGCACCAACCGCTCGCCCTCCGCGCCCTTCATCATCACCCACTCGGGTGGCAACAGCACGGTGACGGTGAACCAGCAGGCCGGCGGCAGCGCGTGGAACGCGCTGGGCACGTACTCGTTCCCCGCGGGCTGGAACAAGGTGCAGCTCAGCCGCTGGGCCACCGAGGGCTACGTCGTCATGGCGGACGCCATCCGGGTGCGCTGA
- a CDS encoding TolB family protein, whose protein sequence is MLGVGCSGRCGGASGAGPLSKEEARAIPGAVVFLSERAGQKDVWQVSPDGTETQITRGPEDDYPGPVSPDGKSLLVVAVREVDGLQFQQLRVQPLAGGDAVPLHAPRARARNAVWAPDGSWLSAESDAQGFSDVVRLEPRADVPEVRLTQVKEGCFEPAISPDGQEVAFVCSREGDPEIYVAKADGTNERRLTAFHREDRAPVWSPDGKWIVFVSDRENRERLYLIRPDGSDLRAVSGESFSGDEREPAFSPDGKHLVYVSREPEARARLWRVPVEGGVPVALTEGQRRDDMPAWSPDGKYLAFVSEREGNTDVYLMRADGSGQTRLTTAKEPDWLPRWVARR, encoded by the coding sequence GTGCTCGGCGTCGGATGCTCTGGCCGGTGTGGCGGAGCGTCGGGCGCCGGGCCGCTGTCGAAGGAGGAGGCGCGCGCCATTCCGGGCGCGGTGGTCTTCCTGTCGGAGCGGGCGGGACAGAAGGATGTGTGGCAGGTGAGCCCTGACGGGACGGAGACCCAAATCACCCGAGGGCCGGAGGACGACTATCCCGGGCCGGTGTCGCCGGATGGGAAGTCGTTGCTCGTGGTGGCCGTGCGCGAGGTGGACGGGTTGCAGTTCCAGCAACTCCGCGTCCAGCCCCTGGCGGGTGGAGACGCGGTGCCGCTGCATGCGCCCCGGGCGCGGGCTCGCAACGCGGTCTGGGCACCGGATGGCTCGTGGCTGTCGGCGGAGTCGGATGCCCAGGGCTTCAGCGACGTGGTGCGCCTGGAGCCTCGCGCGGACGTGCCGGAGGTGCGGCTGACGCAGGTGAAGGAAGGGTGCTTCGAGCCCGCCATCTCCCCCGACGGCCAGGAAGTGGCCTTCGTGTGCAGCCGCGAGGGAGACCCTGAAATCTACGTGGCGAAGGCGGACGGCACGAACGAGCGACGGCTCACCGCGTTCCATCGCGAGGACCGTGCTCCGGTGTGGAGTCCGGATGGGAAGTGGATTGTCTTCGTCAGCGACCGGGAGAATCGGGAGCGGCTGTATCTGATTCGGCCGGATGGCTCGGACCTGCGCGCGGTGTCTGGAGAGTCCTTCTCCGGCGATGAGCGCGAGCCCGCCTTCAGTCCGGACGGGAAGCACCTCGTGTACGTGAGCCGGGAGCCGGAGGCGCGCGCGCGGCTGTGGCGTGTGCCGGTGGAGGGCGGTGTGCCGGTGGCGCTGACGGAAGGGCAGCGGCGCGACGACATGCCGGCCTGGAGTCCGGACGGGAAGTACCTGGCCTTCGTGTCGGAGCGCGAGGGCAACACGGACGTGTACCTCATGCGCGCCGACGGCAGTGGCCAGACGCGGCTCACCACCGCGAAGGAGCCGGACTGGTTGCCGCGCTGGGTGGCGCGTCGCTAG